One Brassica napus cultivar Da-Ae chromosome C4, Da-Ae, whole genome shotgun sequence genomic region harbors:
- the LOC106408682 gene encoding F-box protein At3g57590-like: protein MNRAENSASIPIDLILEILSRLPSKSVRRFHCVSKLWQSMLSCPYFKELYLTRSSARPRLLFVVHSVGEEKEEELHFYSSSQPRIPYDKSSLVVAADYHTTFPSERCNYASGLICFRVKGCSGEEAMTLICNPITGQYAELPKVIMYIPSKAFLGFDPIDKQFKILVDHHPSFPPSDRHIILTLGVPKLGWRSDICCPKYYGYLSEGICISGVIYYLVCPRYSKGVYEIVCFDVRYEEFKVIEAQCFYNHHQTLRLINYKGKLGGISGNLNDSGAIELRMWVLHDAEKQEWSEYVYTLPENDDIKLHDFTVAGMTTRGEFVLSMIDTFKPFYVFYFNPEKNVLRSVEIQGFGEDVSSVKVFVDHVEDFNFLKRESS from the coding sequence ATGAATAGAGCAGAAAATTCAGCTTCCATCCCAATAGATCTCATTCTAGAGATACTCTCGAGATTGCCTTCAAAATCAGTAAGGAGGTTTCATTGCGTGTCCAAGCTATGGCAATCCATGCTTAGTTGTCCATATTTCAAAGAGTTGTACTTGACCAGGTCATCTGCTCGACCACGTCTCTTATTTGTTGTCCACAGCGTTGGTGAGGAAAAGGAAGAGGAACTACACTTCTACTCGTCCTCACAGCCTCGAATTCCTTATGACAAGTCGTCTCTTGTAGTAGCCGCCGATTATCATACGACGTTCCCTTCAGAACGTTGTAACTATGCATCTGGTTTGATATGTTTCCGTGTAAAGGGCTGCTCAGGGGAGGAAGCAATGACTCTGATATGTAATCCTATCACGGGACAGTATGCGGAGTTACCTAAAGTGATCATGTACATTCCGTCAAAAGcatttttagggtttgatccAATTGACAAACAATTCAAGATATTGGTAGATCATCATCCTTCTTTTCCTCCAAGCGATCGTCATATAATTTTGACATTAGGAGTTCCAAAACTTGGGTGGAGGAGTGACATCTGTTGTCCAAAATACTACGGATATTTGTCTGAAGGAATATGCATCAGTGGAGTTATATACTACCTAGTTTGTCCAAGGTACTCAAAAGGAGTATATGAAATAGTTTGTTTTGATGTTAGGTATGAGGAGTTCAAGGTTATTGAAGCACAATGCTTTTACAATCATCATCAAACTCTCCGATTGATAAACTATAAGGGTAAATTAGGTGGGATTAGTGGGAATCTTAATGACAGTGGTGCCATTGAGTTGCGTATGTGGGTTCTACATGATGCGGAGAAACAAGAATGGTCGGAATATGTCTATACTTTGCCTGAGAATGATGACATTAAACTCCACGATTTTACCGTTGCTGGAATGACCACTAGAGGTGAATTTGTTTTGTCTATGATCGATACATTTAAacctttttatgttttctacttCAATCCCGAAAAGAACGTTCTCAGGAGTGTTGAAATCCAAGGTTTTGGTGAGGATGTTAGTAGCGTTAAAGTCTTTGTAGACCATGTGGAGGATTTCAACTTTTTAAAAAGAGAGTCTAGCTAG